The Solanum lycopersicum chromosome 6, SLM_r2.1 genome has a window encoding:
- the LOC101268399 gene encoding mitochondrial calcium uniporter complex protein-like — protein MPSWSDLRRCTPSITTQLRHFSHLSRTDGQQDPKSSSISFLKWIGGIITSSTLAFAYYSYNYSSPNYPSFSFSHTSQSRPSYLFGDAYRRKVFFNYEKRIRMRSPPEKVFEYFASFEAHDGEIFMTPADLMRAVVPVFPPSESHLVRDGYLRGERNPGELRCAPSKFFMLFDTNNDGHISFKEYIFFVTLLSIPESSFSVAFKMFDLDCNGEIDIDEFKKVMTLMRAHNRQGAHHSDGHRGGHNLGGHIDSGGLLQDFFGEDGKKRLQYDTFVQFLRDLHEEILKLEFVHYDYKFRGTISAKDFALSMVASADLKYLHKLLARVDDLDNEPQLSHIRISFEEFKSFAELRKKLQPFSLALFCFGQVNGLLTRSDFKRAASQACGVSITDNMIELVFHVFDTNHDGSLSSDEFIRVLEKRARDIAEPTEAGILNFMSCSGNCTSNYKSSLLSSWSTSC, from the exons ATGCCATCTTGGTCGGATCTCCGGCGATGTACACCATCGATCACAACCCAACTCCGCCATTTTAGCCATTTAAGTAGAACTGATGGTCAGCAGGATCCAAAAAGTAGTTCAATATCTTTCCTCAAATGGATTGGTGGAATCATTACCAGTTCCACTTTAGCTTTCGCATATTACTCCTATAACTATTCTTCACCAAATTACCCATCTTTCTCTTTTTCCCACACATCACAATCTCGACCAAGCTATCTCTTTGGAG ATGCTTACAGAAGAAAAGTATtctttaattatgaaaagcGTATTAGGATGCGAAGTCCTCCTGAAAAG GTGTTTGAGTACTTTGCATCTTTTGAAGCCCATGATGGAGAAATATTTATGACACCAGCAGATCTAATGAGAGCAGTTGTTCCGGTGTTCCCTCCATCTGAATCACACCTCGTGAGAGATGGATATCTCAGAGGTGAAAGAAATCCGGGTGAATTGCGATGTGCCCCATCAAAATTTTTTATGCTTTTTGACACAAATAATGATGGCCACATCTCTTTTAAAGA GTATATTTTCTTTGTCACCCTGCTGAGTATCCCTGAATCAAGTTTTTCAGTGGCATTCAAGATGTTTGACCTCGACTGTAATGG AGAGATAGACATTGATGAATTCAAGAAAGTAATGACTTTGATGCGAGCTCACAACAGGCAAGGTGCTCATCACAGTGATGGACATCGAGGAGGGCATAATCTAGGTGGTCATATAGACAGTGGAGGCCTATTACAAGACTTCTTTGGTGAAGATGGGAAGAAACGCCTCCAGTATGATACATTTGTTCAATTCTTGAGAGATCTACATGAAGAA ATACTAAAATTGGAGTTTGTCCACTATGATTACAAGTTTCGGGGGACTATTTCCGCAAAGGATTTTGCCCTGTCCATGGTTGCTTCTGCTGATTTAAAGTATTTACACAAGTTGCTTGCTCGAGTTGATGATTTAGATAATGAGCCACAACTAAGTCATATTCGTATTTCATTTGAGGAATTCAAAAGTTTTGCTGAGCTACGGAAGAAATTGCAACCGTTTTCGTTGGCACTTTTCTGTTTCGGGCAAGTGAATGGTCTTTTGACTAGAAGTGATTTTAAAAGAGCTGCTTCTCAA GCATGTGGAGTCTCTATCACTGACAACATGATAGAACTTGTGTTCCATGTTTTTGACACAAATCATGATGGAAGTTTAAGCTCAGATGAGTTCATTAGAGTTTTAGAGAAGCGAGCAAGGGATATTGCTGAGCCAACCGAAGCAGGTATCCTTAACTTTATGTCTTGTTCTGGGAATTGCACAAGCAACTACAAATCATCATTGCTTTCTTCATGGTCAACCTCTTGTTGA